The Acidobacteriota bacterium genome has a segment encoding these proteins:
- a CDS encoding glycosyltransferase family 4 protein produces the protein MDIHQFSTSLTYGDAISDEILEIQKALRSLGHRSEIFIRYFDPKTAGLARDFRTYRELSSPDNVVIFHFSIGSPVSKMIFRIPDRKIMIYHNITPHGFFLDYHRILTRECYKGRLEIKTFVGKVDLALGDSEFNREELERAGYAPTGVLPILLDFSRFDIPGDPVVLDMMSEKKTTFLFVGRLIPNKRFEDIIRTFHFYKTMFNPRARLVLAGDYRGLERYHAALRDLVERLALSDVHFTGHVEFPELVAYYRSADVYLSMSEHEGFGVPLLEAFHLDLPVVAFAAGAVEETMNGGGVLLRSKDFVKTAALLDEIVRNAELRNTLLKGQRAALEKYRTENVARILMDHVEKVAGR, from the coding sequence GTGGACATCCACCAGTTCTCGACGTCCCTGACCTACGGAGACGCCATTTCCGATGAGATCCTGGAGATCCAAAAGGCCCTCCGGTCCCTCGGCCACCGTTCCGAGATCTTCATCCGCTATTTCGACCCGAAAACGGCCGGCCTGGCCCGGGACTTCCGAACCTATCGGGAGTTGAGCTCCCCCGACAACGTGGTCATCTTCCACTTCTCCATCGGATCCCCGGTGTCGAAAATGATCTTCCGGATTCCCGACCGCAAGATCATGATCTACCACAACATCACACCCCACGGATTTTTTCTGGACTATCACCGCATCCTGACCCGGGAATGCTACAAGGGTCGCCTCGAGATCAAGACGTTTGTCGGCAAAGTCGACCTGGCCCTCGGCGACTCCGAGTTCAACCGTGAGGAACTCGAGCGGGCCGGATACGCCCCGACCGGAGTTCTGCCCATTCTGCTCGACTTTTCCCGGTTCGATATTCCCGGAGACCCCGTCGTCCTGGATATGATGTCGGAAAAGAAAACGACCTTTCTCTTCGTCGGCCGCCTGATCCCGAACAAGAGATTCGAAGACATCATCCGGACCTTCCATTTCTACAAGACGATGTTCAATCCCCGCGCCCGCCTCGTCCTGGCCGGTGATTATCGCGGCCTCGAGCGCTATCACGCGGCCCTGCGCGACCTCGTCGAACGGCTGGCGCTTTCGGACGTGCACTTTACGGGACATGTCGAGTTTCCGGAACTCGTCGCCTATTACCGGTCGGCCGACGTCTATCTGAGCATGAGCGAGCACGAGGGGTTCGGGGTTCCCCTCCTCGAGGCCTTCCACCTGGACCTCCCCGTCGTCGCTTTCGCCGCGGGGGCCGTCGAGGAAACGATGAACGGCGGCGGCGTGCTTCTCCGGTCGAAGGACTTTGTGAAGACGGCGGCCCTTCTCGATGAAATCGTCCGGAATGCCGAACTAAGAAACACCCTCCTCAAGGGCCAGCGCGCCGCCCTGGAGAAATACCGAACGGAGAACGTTGCCCGCATTCTCATGGATCACGTCGAAAAGGTGGCCGGCCGGTGA
- a CDS encoding glycosyltransferase family 4 protein translates to MGARVAFVVQRYGAEVMGGSELHCRIVAERLVRAGHACTVYTTAAKDYITWRNEYLAGETVLDGVKIKRYLTDKERDIASFNAYSDWIFFNPHTDADEREWMERQGPCSPRLIEAIGREEKDHDLFIFFTYLYYNTYWGLRAVSGSPALVPTAHEEPALGLEMMKEVFARPAAFMFNTEPERDMLARRFSFEGKYQDIVGVGVDIPENPDVRGFRERHGLQGPFILYAGRIEAGKGCAELLEYFQAYSRENPDMTLVLIGNLLMELPSHPRIRYLGFVSSEEKTAAMAAALATIHPSHLESLCMAAIESLAVRTPILVQETTPPLMQHCLKGRAGLAYGNAGEFAVALDLLAGDTRLREVLGRNGRAYVEEHYTWPKIVGKYETLIRRLSGFS, encoded by the coding sequence GTGGGCGCCCGGGTGGCCTTCGTCGTCCAGCGCTACGGCGCCGAAGTCATGGGAGGGTCGGAACTCCACTGCCGCATCGTCGCCGAACGACTGGTCCGGGCCGGACACGCGTGCACGGTCTACACGACCGCGGCCAAAGACTATATCACCTGGAGAAACGAATATCTCGCCGGTGAAACCGTTCTTGACGGCGTGAAAATCAAGAGATATTTGACGGACAAGGAACGGGACATCGCCTCCTTCAACGCTTATTCCGACTGGATCTTTTTCAATCCCCATACGGACGCCGACGAGAGGGAATGGATGGAGAGGCAGGGTCCGTGCTCGCCCCGGTTGATCGAGGCCATCGGCCGGGAAGAGAAGGACCACGATCTCTTCATCTTTTTCACCTACCTCTACTACAACACCTATTGGGGTTTGCGGGCCGTTTCGGGAAGCCCGGCCCTGGTTCCGACCGCCCACGAGGAACCCGCCCTCGGCCTGGAGATGATGAAAGAGGTTTTCGCCCGCCCCGCGGCCTTCATGTTCAACACCGAGCCGGAGAGAGACATGCTGGCCCGGCGTTTTTCCTTCGAGGGCAAGTACCAGGATATCGTCGGAGTGGGCGTGGACATTCCCGAAAATCCCGATGTCCGGGGTTTTCGAGAGAGGCACGGCCTGCAGGGGCCGTTTATTCTCTACGCCGGGCGCATCGAGGCCGGAAAAGGCTGCGCCGAGCTCCTGGAGTATTTCCAGGCCTACAGCCGGGAAAATCCGGACATGACTCTGGTCCTGATCGGAAACCTCCTCATGGAGCTTCCCTCTCATCCCAGGATCCGCTACCTGGGTTTCGTCTCCAGCGAGGAAAAAACCGCGGCGATGGCCGCGGCCTTGGCCACGATCCATCCGTCCCATCTTGAAAGTCTCTGTATGGCCGCGATCGAATCCCTGGCCGTCCGGACACCGATTCTGGTCCAGGAGACGACCCCGCCGCTCATGCAGCACTGCCTCAAGGGCCGAGCCGGCCTGGCCTATGGGAATGCGGGCGAGTTCGCCGTCGCGCTCGACCTTCTGGCGGGAGATACCCGTCTTCGGGAGGTTCTCGGTCGAAACGGCCGGGCTTATGTCGAGGAACATTACACCTGGCCGAAGATCGTCGGCAAATACGAAACCCTGATCCGCCGGCTGTCCGGATTCTCCTGA
- a CDS encoding glycosyltransferase family 4 protein — MRIDQLVPAFHQGDAIGDSALHMRDVFRSHGFEADIYCLDHDKELSGEARLFSSFPPPGPKDAILLHYALPSPLSQALTRLKSRKILIHHNITPSHFFSPYSTEMARIAHIGRLELASLMPFIDLGLADSEYNRRELVELGCRRAEVLPLYVDFRKYEKTHSVFVHDLYRDDRTNILFVGRIAPNKKIEDLIRLTFYYKKYISPLVRLIVVGKTQSLPAYFESCVRMADEFYLKPEEIVFTGHIPDEEMSAFYRASDVFLSMSEHEGFCLPLIESMIFDLPVVAYDSTAVPFTLDGAGVLFKRKKIDRAAELVDLVARDPELREKILAGQRARLERFRTADRESVLLNFVAEGA; from the coding sequence GTGAGAATCGACCAGCTCGTTCCCGCCTTTCATCAGGGAGACGCCATCGGCGACTCGGCTCTCCATATGCGGGATGTCTTCCGTTCTCATGGCTTCGAGGCGGACATCTACTGCCTGGATCACGATAAGGAGCTGTCCGGCGAAGCCAGGCTGTTCTCATCATTCCCGCCTCCGGGGCCGAAGGACGCCATTCTTCTTCACTACGCGTTGCCGTCACCCCTCAGCCAGGCCCTGACCCGGCTGAAATCGAGGAAGATTCTCATCCATCACAACATCACGCCCTCTCATTTTTTCAGCCCCTACAGCACCGAAATGGCCCGGATCGCCCACATCGGGCGGCTGGAGCTCGCCTCCCTGATGCCGTTCATCGACCTCGGGCTGGCCGATTCCGAATACAACCGGCGGGAGCTTGTCGAACTCGGCTGCCGGCGGGCCGAGGTTCTGCCTCTTTACGTCGATTTCCGAAAATACGAAAAAACGCATTCCGTTTTTGTCCACGATCTCTACCGGGATGACAGAACGAACATTCTCTTCGTCGGCCGGATCGCGCCCAACAAGAAGATCGAGGACCTCATCCGTCTGACTTTCTATTACAAGAAATACATCTCCCCCCTGGTGCGGCTCATCGTGGTCGGCAAGACGCAGTCCCTGCCCGCCTATTTCGAAAGCTGTGTCCGGATGGCCGACGAGTTCTATCTCAAACCGGAAGAGATCGTCTTCACGGGCCATATCCCGGACGAGGAGATGTCCGCCTTCTACAGGGCCTCCGACGTCTTCCTGTCCATGAGCGAACACGAGGGCTTCTGTCTGCCGCTCATCGAGAGCATGATCTTCGACCTCCCCGTCGTCGCTTACGATTCGACGGCCGTGCCGTTCACCCTTGACGGGGCGGGAGTGCTGTTCAAGAGAAAAAAAATCGACCGGGCGGCCGAGCTCGTGGATCTTGTGGCCCGGGACCCGGAGTTGAGAGAGAAAATTCTGGCCGGGCAGCGCGCCCGCCTGGAGCGGTTCCGGACGGCCGACAGGGAATCCGTTCTTCTCAATTTTGTCGCGGAAGGAGCCTGA
- a CDS encoding GTPase domain-containing protein — MAYVNDATGSLAVKIVYYGPGLSGKTTNLRYIYFKLDPVYRGELICFETESDRTYFFDLLPIKAGLVGRYKVHFHLMTVPGQVFYEASRKSVLKGADGIIFVADSQSSLFDANLENFDGLRRNCLEQGIDLNDIPMVFQYNKRDLPGLIPVETLNNLLNPRRQPFFEASALNGVGVFESLKAIARASLPLIRERTLEGEQDAITKKDADTGLLDPEPSEDRKPAKKKGEDIEFVPPKKARPFDLKKIKIKSQKQIEDELDKLSQEFTTRKK, encoded by the coding sequence ATGGCATATGTGAATGACGCCACCGGCAGCTTGGCCGTCAAGATCGTTTATTACGGTCCGGGACTGAGCGGCAAAACGACCAACCTCCGTTACATCTATTTTAAACTCGATCCCGTTTACCGCGGCGAACTCATCTGTTTCGAAACGGAGAGCGACCGGACCTATTTCTTCGACCTCCTGCCCATCAAGGCCGGACTGGTCGGCCGGTACAAAGTCCACTTCCACCTGATGACCGTCCCCGGCCAGGTGTTTTATGAAGCCTCGAGAAAAAGCGTTCTCAAAGGCGCCGACGGCATCATCTTCGTCGCCGACTCCCAGAGTTCCCTCTTCGACGCCAACCTGGAGAACTTCGACGGCCTCCGGCGCAACTGTCTGGAACAGGGCATCGATCTCAACGACATCCCCATGGTCTTCCAATACAACAAGCGGGACCTTCCCGGTCTGATTCCCGTGGAAACCCTGAACAACCTTCTCAATCCCCGCAGGCAGCCGTTTTTTGAGGCCTCCGCCCTGAACGGTGTCGGGGTTTTCGAGTCGCTCAAGGCCATCGCCCGTGCCTCCCTGCCTCTCATTCGGGAACGCACTCTCGAAGGCGAACAGGATGCAATAACGAAAAAGGACGCCGACACCGGTCTTCTCGATCCGGAACCGTCCGAGGACAGGAAGCCGGCCAAAAAGAAAGGTGAGGATATCGAGTTCGTACCACCCAAGAAAGCCCGGCCTTTCGATCTCAAGAAAATCAAAATCAAGTCCCAGAAGCAGATCGAAGACGAGCTGGATAAACTCTCCCAAGAGTTCACCACCCGGAAAAAATAA
- a CDS encoding YifB family Mg chelatase-like AAA ATPase — MLFRVDSASLLGIEAYPVEVEVDIALGFPGFVTVGLPDAAVRESKERVRAALKNCGFDLPPRKVTINLAPADRRKEGSAFDLPIALGFLADLGVVPDGSQSGRIFMGELAMDGRLKPVKGVLSVALMARKRGYRGLVVPKSNEREAALVPKIEVFGLETLGRVVALLNGREDVPPCDLSFEELAEPPCYDADFRDVRGQHHVRRAMELAAAGGHNILMIGPPGAGKTMLARRLPGILPPMTFEETIEVTQVYSAAGLLPNAGAMSVRPFRAPHHTVSHAGLVGGGSVPRPGEISLAHNGILFLDEMPEFRRGVLEDLRQPLEDGRVSICRSGMSVLFPSAFMLVAAMNPCEDVFQDGGGGEADCTEAQRRKYYARISRPLLDRIDIQVEVPQVKYREIVSRHEPESSERIRERVCRTREVQLRRFAGKGIFANARMGTRDVRTFCAVDREGEKLLEAAVTQMGFSARAYDRILKVARTIADLEGAENIAAAHISEAIQYRMMDRRG; from the coding sequence ATGTTATTCCGTGTGGACAGCGCTTCTCTCCTGGGCATTGAAGCCTACCCCGTCGAGGTCGAAGTCGATATCGCTCTCGGCTTCCCCGGATTTGTCACGGTCGGGCTGCCCGACGCCGCGGTCCGCGAGAGCAAGGAGCGCGTCCGGGCGGCTCTCAAAAACTGCGGCTTTGATCTTCCCCCGCGCAAGGTGACGATCAACCTGGCCCCGGCCGATCGGCGGAAGGAGGGCTCGGCCTTCGATCTGCCCATCGCCCTCGGCTTCCTGGCCGATCTCGGCGTCGTCCCTGACGGGTCGCAGTCCGGACGCATCTTTATGGGCGAGCTGGCCATGGACGGCCGTCTCAAACCCGTTAAGGGCGTCCTGTCGGTGGCTCTGATGGCCCGGAAAAGGGGATACAGAGGGCTTGTCGTTCCGAAGAGCAATGAAAGGGAGGCGGCCCTCGTCCCGAAGATCGAAGTCTTCGGGCTCGAAACCCTGGGCCGGGTCGTGGCGCTTCTGAACGGAAGGGAGGACGTCCCGCCCTGTGATCTGAGTTTCGAAGAGCTGGCCGAGCCGCCCTGCTACGATGCCGATTTCCGGGATGTCCGGGGCCAGCATCACGTCAGACGGGCCATGGAACTGGCGGCGGCCGGGGGCCACAACATCCTGATGATCGGGCCGCCGGGAGCCGGAAAGACCATGCTGGCCCGCCGCCTGCCGGGGATTCTCCCGCCCATGACCTTCGAGGAGACGATCGAAGTCACTCAAGTCTACAGCGCCGCGGGTCTCCTTCCGAACGCGGGGGCCATGAGCGTGCGTCCGTTCCGGGCGCCGCACCACACCGTCTCGCATGCCGGGCTCGTCGGCGGAGGCTCCGTGCCCCGGCCCGGGGAGATCAGCCTGGCCCACAACGGGATTCTCTTTCTTGACGAGATGCCGGAGTTCCGAAGAGGCGTTCTGGAGGACCTGAGGCAGCCTCTTGAGGACGGGCGGGTGTCGATCTGCCGTTCGGGGATGTCCGTCCTCTTTCCCTCGGCCTTCATGCTGGTCGCGGCCATGAACCCCTGTGAGGATGTCTTCCAGGACGGCGGGGGCGGAGAGGCCGACTGCACGGAGGCCCAGAGAAGGAAATACTATGCCCGCATCTCGCGGCCGCTTCTCGACAGGATCGACATCCAGGTCGAGGTGCCGCAGGTGAAGTACCGGGAGATTGTTTCGCGTCATGAACCGGAATCTTCGGAGAGAATCCGGGAGCGTGTCTGCCGGACCCGGGAGGTTCAGCTCCGGCGGTTTGCGGGGAAGGGGATTTTCGCGAACGCGCGGATGGGAACACGGGATGTCCGGACATTCTGCGCCGTCGACAGGGAAGGGGAGAAGCTGCTTGAGGCCGCGGTTACGCAGATGGGCTTCAGTGCCCGGGCCTACGACCGCATCCTGAAGGTCGCCCGGACGATCGCCGACCTGGAGGGCGCGGAGAACATCGCGGCCGCTCATATCTCGGAGGCCATTCAATACCGGATGATGGACAGACGCGGATGA